From the Pseudomonadota bacterium genome, the window TAGGCCCCCTGCATCTGGTTGAGAACCGCATCGGTGATCTCGGCCAGAAAGAGCTTGTCCAACCCCAGAGAGCGGCCGAAGCGGATCGCCCGGCGCATGATCCGCCGGAGGACGTAGCCGCGCCCCTCGTTTGAGGGCAGCACCCCGTCGGCCACCAGAAAGGCGGTGGCCCGGCTGTGGTCGGCGATGACCCGCATCGCGGTGTCGGTCTTGCCGTCTGTCCCGTATTTTCTGCCGGTCACCGCAGCGATCCTGGCAAAGATGGTGGTGAAGAGATCGCCGTCGTAATTGGTCTTCTTCCCCTGGACCACCGCGGTGATTCTTTCCAGCCCCATCCCGGTATCGATACTCGGTTTGGGCAGCGGGGTCATTGTTCCGTCTTCTGAACGGTTGAACTGCATGAACACCAGATTCCAGATCTCCAGAAAGCGGTCACAGTCACACCCCATCTTACAATCCGGGCCGCAGGCCATCTCCTCGCCCTGATCGAAATGGATCTCGGAACAGGGCCCGCAGGGGCCGGTATCGCCCATGGCCCAGAAATTCTCGTCCTCCCCAAGGCGGACAATGCGCGAGGCGTCAACCCCGGCCACCCTCTGCCACAGCTCAAAGGCCTCATCATCGTCAAGAAAAACCGAGATCCACAACCGGTTTTTATCAAGCCCGATCACCTCGATCAGAAATTCCCAGGCATAGCGGATCGCATCTTCCTTGAAATAGTCACCGAAGGAAAAATTACCGAGCATCTCGAAAAAGGTATGGTGCCGGGCGGTGTAACCCACATTCTCCAGATCGTTGTGCTTGCCGCCCGCCCTGACGCAACGCTGGGAGGTCGCCGCCCGCACATAGTCCCGTTTCTCATCGCCCATGAACAACCGCTTGAACTGCACCATGCCCGCATTGGTGAACAGCAGGGTGGGATCATCCTGGGGAACCAGGGGGGAGCTCTCCACCACCCGGTGCCCTTTCTCGGCAAAATACTGCAGAAATTTTTCTCTTATCTCGTTTCCGGTCATCTCGATCAATCTTTCTATGCGCTAGTGTTAATAAACTCGCCCCGCCGCAGGACGGCAGGGCGCTTGATAGCAAAACAAAAAGCACAATACCTCCGGCCGCGGCAGACAGGTTTCACATCATCCCGTCTCCGGCCCGGAGGTATTTGGCACCGCCAGTCTGCCTGCCTCAAGAGATCAATGCTCAGCCAGACCGAAACCCATCCTGACCTTGTTGTCGATCTCCTTGAAGATGTCCGGATGCTCCTTGAGAAAGGCCTTGGCGTTCTCCCGGCCCTGGCCGATCCTCTCGCCATTGAAGGAATACCAGGCCCCGCTTTTCTCGACAATATCCTGTTCCGCCGCCATATCGAGCAGATCGCCGACCCGCGAGATGCCCTCGCCGAAGACAATGTCGAATTCAACGGTCTTGAACGGCGGCGCCACCTTGTTCTTGACGATCTTGACCTTGGTCCGGTTGCCGACCGTTTCGGTGCCGTCCTTGATCGCGGTCATCTTCCTGATATCAATCCGCAGAGAACTGTAGAACTTCAGGGCATTGCCGCCGGTGGTGGTCTCGGGATTGCCGTACATCACCCCGATTTTCATCCTGATCTGGTTGATAAACACCAGGGCGGTGTGGGTCCGGTTCAGAATGCTGGTCATCTTCCGCATCGACTGGGACATCAGGCGTGCCTGCAACCCCACATGGGAGTCCCCCATAGCGCCGTCGATTTCCGCTTTCGGGACCAGGGCGGCAACCGAATCGATCACGATCACATCCACCGAGCCGCTGCGGATCAGGATTTCGGCAATCTCCAGGGCCTGTTCGCCGAAGTCCGGTTGCGAGACCAGCAGGTTGTCAATGTT encodes:
- the recA gene encoding recombinase RecA gives rise to the protein MATADDKTKTLDSAIYQIQKQFGKGAIMRLGIDQAEAVPSISTGTLSLDIATGVGGIPRGRVTEIFGPESSGKTTLALHVIAEAQKAGGTAAFIDAEHALDIHYAERLGVNIDNLLVSQPDFGEQALEIAEILIRSGSVDVIVIDSVAALVPKAEIDGAMGDSHVGLQARLMSQSMRKMTSILNRTHTALVFINQIRMKIGVMYGNPETTTGGNALKFYSSLRIDIRKMTAIKDGTETVGNRTKVKIVKNKVAPPFKTVEFDIVFGEGISRVGDLLDMAAEQDIVEKSGAWYSFNGERIGQGRENAKAFLKEHPDIFKEIDNKVRMGFGLAEH